A region from the Corylus avellana chromosome ca7, CavTom2PMs-1.0 genome encodes:
- the LOC132186716 gene encoding nucleosome assembly protein 1;4-like gives MSNNKKENFDMSDLGSSLPAAAAALSAEDRAGLVNALKDKLQSLAAGHSDILETLSPKVRKRVEVLREIQNQHDELEAKFFEERAALEAKYQKLYEPLYTKRYEIVNGVVEVEGVANEAPADKEEDKAAEEKGVPDFWLTAMKTNEVLAEEISERDEGALKYLKDIKWCRIDNPKGFKLDFFFDPNPYFTNSVLTKTYHMIDDDEPILEKAIGTEIEWHPGKSLTQKILKKKPRKGSKNAKPITKTESCESFFNFFNPPQVPEDDEDLDEDTAEELQNQMEQDYDIGSTIRDKIIPHAVSWFTGEAVQGDEFGDIGDDDEDDDENEDDEGDEDEDEEDEEDEDEEEKEEEGKSRKKSSTRPKKSGRALAGEGQQGERPPECKQQ, from the exons ATGAGTaacaacaaaaaggaaaacttcGACATGTCCGATCTCGGCTCCTCCCTCCCTGCCGCCGCCGCCG CTCTGAGTGCGGAGGATCGTGCTGGTCTTGTTAATGCGCTCAAG GATAAGCTTCAGAGTTTGGCCGCTGGGCATTCAGATATCTTAGAAACTCTGTCACCCAAAGTAAGGAAGCGCGTTGAGGTTCTGAGAGAGATTCAG AACCAACATGATGAGCTGGAGGCAAAGTTTTTTGAGGAGAGAGCGGCATTGGAAGCTAAATACCAGAAACTTTATGAACCGCTTTACacaaag AGATACGAGATTGTGAATGGTGTAGTGGAAGTTGAAGGAGTTGCAAATGAAGCTCCTGCGGATAAAGAAGAGGACAAAGCTGCAGAAG AGAAAGGAGTGCCTGACTTCTGGCTTACAGCTATGAAGACTAATGAAGTACTAGCTGAGGAG ATCTCGGAGCGTGATGAAGGAGCTCTCAAGTACCTCAAAGATATAAAGTGGTGCAGAATTGACAATCCAAAGGGTTTTAAGCTGGATTTCTTCTTTGATCCAAACCCTTATTTCACAAATTCTGTCCTTACAAAAACATATCACATGATTGATGACGATGAGCCTATATTAGAGAAAGCGATTGG GACGGAGATTGAATGGCATCCAGGGAAAAGCTTGACGCAGAAGATCCTGAAGAAGAAGCCAAGAAAGGGATCTAAGAATGCCAAACCCATCACAAAAACTGAGAGTTGTGAAAGCTTCTTTAACTTCTTTAACCCTCCACAGGTCCCTGAGGATGATGAGGATCTTGATGAAGATACT GCTGAAGAACTTCAAAATCAAATGGAGCAGGACTATGACATTGG ATCAACAATTCGGGATAAAATCATCCCTCATGCGGTTTCATGGTTTACGGGGGAGGCTGTACAGGGGGATGAGTTTGGGGATATaggagatgatgatgaagatgatgacgagaatgaagatgatgaaggtgatgaggatgaggatgaggaggatgaggaggatgaggatgaggagGAAAAGGAAGAGGAAGGCAAGAGCAGGAAGAAG TCTTCTACTCGACCCAAG AAAAGTGGAAGAGCACTAGCTGGGGAAGGTCAGCAAGGTGAGCGCCCTCCGGAGTGTAAGCAGCAGTAG